The Plasmodium cynomolgi strain B DNA, scaffold: 0066, whole genome shotgun sequence genome window below encodes:
- a CDS encoding hypothetical protein (putative) gives MNAYNNNGKDTIENNISTELTNIIFRVNKELKKDENCTYYIHGTFSEWRKKTDLHDYFENYSTFIQNISDKAKNETYCQYIDYINNLYKKYMNICCPCYSRPKYACEEHCPKFFKCNRKFFPIYLLDKLECKDNVSLQKENEKFESLIVDLDVIRKSQLVATNFYKMLTKDYFYRFIFSTYILLGIFLIIFLFYKFIPIGFILNKIISKEKQINYHNGEGNRKELLEYEKQYLNGNSNKNRLRIAYHST, from the exons ATGAATGCATATAATAACAATGGAAAAGATACCATTGAGAACAATATTAGTACAGAACTTACGAACATAATTTTTCGCGTTaacaaagaattaaaaaaagatgaaaattGTACTTATTATATTCATGGTACCTTTTcagaatggagaaaaaagacagatttgcatgattattttgaaaattatagCACATTTATTCAGAATATTTCAGataaggcaaaaaatgaaacatatTGTCAATATATtgattatattaataacctgtataaaaaatatatgaacatatgcTGTCCTTGTTATAGTAGACCTAAATATGCTTGTGAAGAGCATTgtccaaaatttttcaaatgcaataggaaattttttcccatatatCTCTTAGATAAATTAGAATGTAAGGATAATGTATCCttacaaaaagaaaacgaaaagttTGAATCTCTTATTGTTGATCTGGATGTTATAAGGAAAAGTCAATTAGTGGCAACGaacttttataaaatgttaacaaaggattatttttatagattTATCTTCTCTACTTATATACTACTTGGAATAttcttaattattttcttgttTTACAAG tTTATCCCAATTggctttatattaaataagaTAATATCTAAGGAAAAGCAAATTAATTATCATAATGGTGAAGGAAATAGAAAGGAATTATTAGAGTATGAAAAACAATATCTGAATGGAAATTCTAATAAAAATCGATTACGTATAGCATACCATTCAACATAA